One window of Mangrovibacterium diazotrophicum genomic DNA carries:
- a CDS encoding ATP-dependent Clp protease adaptor ClpS, with product MDSNENYKNKPIQEEDLDTKQERSLILHNDDYHSFDYVIEALMLICEHEQEQAVQCTLLTHYKGKCDVKKGSFSYLRPMKQALIAKDLKATID from the coding sequence ATGGACTCTAACGAAAATTATAAAAACAAACCGATACAAGAGGAGGATCTCGACACCAAGCAGGAACGTTCCCTGATTCTGCACAACGACGACTACCACTCCTTCGACTATGTAATTGAAGCCCTGATGCTTATTTGCGAACACGAACAGGAACAAGCCGTGCAATGCACATTATTAACGCACTATAAAGGCAAATGTGACGTCAAGAAAGGAAGTTTTAGTTACCTTAGACCAATGAAGCAAGCCCTGATCGCCAAAGATCTGAAGGCTACGATCGATTAA
- a CDS encoding NfeD family protein, whose product MTVLIILFLIFLGIVLLLLEFAVVPGITIAGIGGVLLLGASIYLAFNTYGIIAGIITAAFVLIASPLLVLRFFRSRTGKKMVLESEISGRVDQIDENDIHPGDEGITVGRLAPTGKVRINNHTMEGKAITGFIDQQVAIRVVEVLKTQVIVEPIN is encoded by the coding sequence ATGACCGTACTAATCATCCTGTTCCTCATCTTCCTGGGTATCGTCTTACTTTTACTCGAGTTTGCAGTTGTACCCGGAATCACGATCGCTGGTATTGGAGGAGTTCTTCTGCTTGGAGCAAGTATCTATCTTGCTTTTAATACCTATGGAATTATTGCCGGCATCATTACTGCAGCATTCGTACTAATCGCCTCTCCCCTGCTTGTGCTCCGTTTCTTCCGGAGCAGAACCGGCAAGAAAATGGTTTTGGAATCTGAAATTTCAGGTCGTGTTGACCAGATTGATGAGAACGACATTCACCCGGGAGATGAAGGTATTACCGTTGGCCGCCTTGCTCCAACCGGCAAAGTGCGAATCAACAATCACACCATGGAAGGCAAAGCAATCACAGGATTCATTGATCAGCAAGTAGCCATCCGCGTGGTCGAAGTCTTGAAAACGCAAGTTATTGTAGAACCTATAAATTAA
- the floA gene encoding flotillin-like protein FloA (flotillin-like protein involved in membrane lipid rafts), producing the protein MEYFGTFGLIVGVFVLVIIILYFIPVGLWFSALVSGVRISLIQLFLMRFRKVPPSIIVRALIEGTKAGIKLDRDKLEAHYLAGGKVDMVVHALVSAEKANIDLGFNMATAIDLAGRDVFEAVQMSVNPKVIDTPPVAAVAKDGIQLIAKARVTVRANIKQLVGGAGEETILARVGEGIVSSIGSSHTHKSVLENPDSISKLVLNKGLDAGTAFEILSIDIADIDIGKNIGAGLQIDQADADKNIAQAKAEERRAMAVALEQEMRAKAQEARAKVIEAEAQIPLAISEAFRSGNLGIMDYMKYKNIDADTQMRSSIAGEDQNQNRGKSKE; encoded by the coding sequence ATGGAATATTTTGGAACTTTTGGTCTCATTGTAGGAGTTTTTGTCCTCGTAATTATCATCTTATATTTTATCCCTGTTGGACTGTGGTTCTCTGCGCTTGTTTCAGGCGTTCGAATCTCATTGATTCAACTCTTTTTGATGCGTTTCCGTAAAGTTCCGCCATCAATTATTGTGCGCGCACTAATTGAAGGAACAAAGGCCGGTATCAAGCTGGACCGAGATAAACTGGAAGCACACTACCTGGCCGGTGGTAAAGTGGACATGGTTGTTCACGCGCTCGTTTCTGCCGAAAAAGCAAATATCGATCTTGGCTTCAATATGGCAACTGCCATAGACCTGGCCGGACGCGATGTGTTTGAAGCAGTACAAATGTCGGTAAACCCGAAAGTCATCGATACTCCCCCGGTAGCTGCCGTTGCTAAAGATGGTATTCAGCTTATTGCCAAAGCCCGTGTTACCGTTCGTGCCAACATCAAGCAATTGGTTGGTGGTGCCGGAGAAGAAACCATTCTTGCCCGTGTTGGTGAAGGTATTGTATCGTCAATCGGTTCGTCGCATACGCACAAATCCGTATTGGAGAACCCGGATTCAATCTCCAAATTGGTGTTGAATAAAGGTTTGGACGCCGGTACAGCTTTCGAAATTCTGTCCATCGATATCGCCGACATCGACATCGGTAAAAACATCGGTGCCGGTCTGCAAATCGACCAGGCTGATGCGGATAAAAACATCGCCCAGGCGAAAGCAGAAGAACGTCGCGCGATGGCCGTAGCTTTGGAACAGGAAATGCGTGCAAAAGCACAGGAAGCCCGAGCGAAAGTAATCGAAGCTGAAGCGCAAATCCCGCTGGCTATCTCGGAAGCTTTCAGAAGCGGCAATCTCGGAATTATGGATTATATGAAATACAAAAATATTGACGCTGATACGCAAATGCGCTCGTCAATCGCCGGAGAAGATCAAAATCAGAATCGAGGTAAATCGAAAGAGTAA
- a CDS encoding family 43 glycosylhydrolase, which yields MKRIFLVLFWLVAAELVSAQQIDFNPFIPDNLADPTIVQFGDTFYCYATSDVGDIETDLAFSGNPVVWKSKDFVNWSFEGICFPGIDWHEHKYWAPGRVLERDGKYYLFVTVDHVTQLAVADSPEGPFKFINGPENYTGEEKPSMVIDDIDGCPFIDDDGQGYIFWRRKKASKLSVDWTKLEGETIDIPTQWNGYSEGPFMIKRKGIYYYFYTMGGYADYQNGYLMSKESPLGPFVTPENDVIISSDLEKQIWGPGHGFAFSPKGTDDWYFVYLEYGIGGTSRQVYCNKMEFNDDGTLKPIQLDRKGVGALAKVKTEKPMDLSKAVATASSTKTPMEVEARKWGDPKQLKYNLPVEPVYRHHEFNPQDAIDNSNYTRWWARPDDTEKWWQLDLGKVEKLDHLDLFFVHPTLGHAFICEKSVDGENWESVKEQKELAIRSPHKVEKIGKARYLRVKILEGQAGIWEAKLYQ from the coding sequence ATGAAGAGAATTTTCTTAGTACTGTTTTGGCTAGTGGCGGCAGAGCTTGTTTCCGCTCAGCAAATCGATTTCAACCCGTTTATTCCGGACAACCTGGCCGATCCGACAATCGTTCAGTTTGGCGATACGTTTTACTGTTATGCCACCAGTGATGTCGGAGATATTGAAACCGACCTGGCTTTTTCAGGAAATCCGGTCGTGTGGAAATCGAAAGACTTTGTGAACTGGAGCTTCGAAGGGATTTGCTTCCCCGGAATCGACTGGCACGAGCACAAATACTGGGCACCGGGGCGCGTGTTGGAGCGCGATGGAAAATATTACCTCTTTGTAACTGTTGATCATGTGACCCAATTGGCGGTTGCCGATTCGCCAGAAGGACCTTTCAAATTTATTAATGGCCCAGAAAACTATACGGGAGAAGAAAAACCTTCGATGGTGATTGATGATATCGACGGTTGTCCGTTTATCGACGACGACGGGCAGGGCTATATTTTCTGGCGCCGTAAAAAGGCCTCGAAACTCAGTGTCGACTGGACCAAGCTGGAAGGGGAGACGATCGACATTCCTACGCAATGGAACGGTTATTCGGAAGGTCCTTTCATGATTAAGCGAAAAGGAATTTACTATTATTTCTATACCATGGGCGGTTATGCCGATTACCAGAATGGTTATTTGATGAGCAAAGAATCGCCGCTCGGGCCATTTGTGACTCCTGAGAATGATGTGATCATTTCTTCGGATTTGGAGAAACAGATTTGGGGGCCTGGCCATGGTTTTGCGTTTTCACCGAAAGGAACTGACGATTGGTATTTCGTTTATCTCGAATACGGAATTGGAGGTACCTCGCGCCAGGTGTACTGCAACAAGATGGAGTTTAACGACGACGGCACGTTAAAGCCAATCCAATTGGATCGAAAAGGTGTTGGCGCTTTGGCCAAGGTGAAGACGGAGAAGCCAATGGACTTATCGAAGGCGGTAGCGACCGCTTCGTCGACTAAAACGCCGATGGAAGTTGAGGCGCGTAAATGGGGCGACCCGAAACAATTGAAATATAACTTGCCGGTGGAGCCGGTATACCGCCATCACGAGTTTAATCCGCAAGATGCTATCGATAATTCGAATTACACCCGCTGGTGGGCTCGTCCGGATGATACCGAGAAATGGTGGCAGTTGGATTTGGGGAAAGTCGAAAAGCTGGATCACCTGGATCTTTTCTTTGTCCACCCAACTTTGGGACATGCGTTTATTTGCGAAAAGTCGGTTGACGGCGAGAACTGGGAAAGCGTGAAAGAGCAAAAAGAACTTGCCATTCGTTCGCCGCACAAGGTTGAAAAAATTGGCAAAGCCCGGTATTTACGGGTAAAGATTTTGGAGGGTCAAGCCGGAATCTGGGAAGCCAAGCTGTATCAATAG
- a CDS encoding glycosyl hydrolase 115 family protein, translating into MKTTFLSSLFLIGCLFTQLQVNAQKKGEMNTFPISQNKSATPILISADEAKVVSIAAELYAGDVKNITDQQPQIIHKLPEAASELIIAGTIGKNALIDQLIADKKIDVSAIDGKWESWSQQVLTKPFPGVKKALIIVGSDRRATAYGILELSHKMGVSAWEWWADVQPAKRKEISLDIETKTYGSPSVKYRGLFLNDEDWGLQPWAAKTFEPETGDIGPKTYAKIFELMLRLRANTVWPAMHGCTKAFYTIEGNAQTANDYAIVVGTSHCEPMLCNINAEWDHNSMGEWRYDNNAETIRDLFEARTKATSNFESIYTIGMRGEHDSPMNAKDLTKEDQIKLLEKVIADQRAIMQKETGKEPESLPQAFIPYKEVLDYYQNGLKVPEDVTLMWTDDNYGYIRQLSTPEEQKRPGGGGIYYHASYWGRPHDYLWLSSTNPMLIWEEMFKAYQFNCHDMWILNCGDIKPLEYNIELFMDMAWDIDRFAGTMDVQLHMEDWLSFLFGAEKAPEMTKLMMDYYHLCFMRRPEFMAWSQTEPTTKPGATELNQILYSDELTMRLDAWEALSSQVEKLKAEIPMGMQDAFYELVYYPVTGASLMNQKWLYHYKNELAARQGRASAKEFADRSKAAYEQIKSETDYFNNRLQNGKWKQMMSMSPRNLPVFSKPSYALPATDGEAGLGLALEGYEMEANKQIENNYADVLPVLNAYLKDSAFVDVFLKGEGEVAWKAEPKQDWIRLSADHGKLTAADGEQEQRLWVSIDWNLVPQGENTIEPPLGHDYQLIPPAYKVNGAIEFSSKDTTITIGVSAYNPKFKELEDFEGFVEGNGYVSINAENASSRTVGEGAEWELFGGLGYSGSVVVALPFNAKPVTNPAEIKAQSPMLAYDFYTFNAGETDVRIQAVPTHPFYEGASVRCAVAIDDAEPVIIDFKTVGRSSEWKQNVLKNAAVKSTKQTIKEPGKHQLKVWMVDPGVMLDQILIDLGGWKGSYAFPAETRKK; encoded by the coding sequence ATGAAAACAACATTTTTAAGTTCCCTTTTTCTAATTGGTTGCCTGTTTACACAATTGCAGGTAAATGCCCAGAAGAAGGGGGAGATGAATACCTTTCCAATTTCACAAAACAAAAGCGCTACACCCATTTTGATCTCGGCCGATGAGGCGAAAGTCGTTTCAATAGCTGCTGAATTGTACGCAGGCGATGTGAAGAATATCACGGATCAACAACCCCAGATCATTCATAAACTTCCGGAGGCTGCTTCGGAGCTGATCATTGCCGGGACGATTGGCAAAAACGCGCTCATCGATCAGTTGATTGCTGATAAAAAAATAGATGTTTCCGCCATCGATGGCAAATGGGAAAGCTGGTCACAACAAGTGCTCACGAAACCATTCCCCGGCGTCAAAAAAGCCTTGATCATTGTCGGGAGCGATCGTCGGGCAACGGCCTATGGGATATTGGAGTTGTCGCATAAGATGGGCGTCTCCGCCTGGGAATGGTGGGCCGATGTTCAACCCGCCAAACGGAAGGAAATAAGCCTCGATATCGAAACAAAAACCTACGGATCGCCTTCGGTGAAATACCGTGGTTTATTTTTAAATGACGAAGATTGGGGGCTTCAACCCTGGGCTGCTAAAACTTTTGAACCGGAAACCGGCGACATTGGCCCGAAAACCTACGCCAAAATCTTCGAACTGATGCTGCGTCTTCGCGCAAACACCGTTTGGCCAGCCATGCATGGTTGTACCAAAGCTTTCTACACCATTGAAGGCAATGCGCAAACCGCCAACGATTATGCGATTGTAGTAGGAACTTCGCATTGTGAGCCGATGCTTTGTAATATAAATGCCGAGTGGGATCATAACTCCATGGGTGAGTGGCGCTATGACAACAATGCTGAGACGATTCGAGATTTGTTTGAGGCCCGTACCAAAGCAACGTCAAACTTCGAAAGTATTTATACCATTGGCATGCGTGGTGAGCACGATTCGCCCATGAATGCCAAGGATCTGACCAAGGAAGATCAGATTAAACTACTGGAAAAGGTGATCGCCGATCAGCGTGCAATTATGCAAAAGGAAACCGGAAAGGAGCCGGAATCGCTGCCGCAAGCTTTTATCCCGTACAAAGAAGTACTCGATTATTATCAGAATGGCTTGAAGGTTCCGGAGGATGTGACGCTAATGTGGACCGATGACAATTACGGGTACATCCGTCAGTTGAGCACACCTGAAGAACAAAAGCGTCCGGGCGGCGGTGGAATTTATTACCACGCCTCGTACTGGGGACGCCCGCACGACTACCTGTGGCTGAGCTCGACCAACCCGATGCTGATCTGGGAAGAGATGTTTAAAGCATACCAGTTCAACTGTCACGATATGTGGATTTTGAACTGTGGAGATATTAAACCCTTGGAATACAACATTGAGTTGTTTATGGATATGGCCTGGGATATTGATAGGTTTGCCGGGACAATGGATGTTCAATTACACATGGAAGACTGGTTGAGTTTCTTGTTTGGAGCTGAGAAGGCGCCTGAGATGACGAAACTGATGATGGATTACTATCACTTGTGTTTTATGCGTCGTCCGGAGTTTATGGCCTGGAGCCAAACCGAACCAACCACAAAGCCGGGAGCAACCGAGTTGAATCAGATATTGTACAGCGACGAGTTAACGATGCGGCTGGATGCTTGGGAAGCTCTCTCCTCGCAGGTTGAAAAGCTAAAGGCTGAAATTCCGATGGGCATGCAGGACGCTTTTTATGAACTGGTATATTATCCGGTAACAGGCGCTTCGCTGATGAATCAAAAATGGCTGTATCATTACAAAAATGAATTGGCTGCACGTCAGGGAAGAGCCAGTGCCAAAGAGTTTGCTGACCGGTCGAAAGCTGCTTATGAGCAGATTAAAAGTGAAACCGATTACTTCAACAATAGACTTCAAAACGGCAAGTGGAAACAAATGATGAGCATGTCGCCCCGTAACTTGCCGGTATTCTCGAAACCTTCATATGCGCTACCGGCAACGGATGGAGAGGCCGGCCTTGGGCTAGCCTTGGAAGGTTATGAAATGGAGGCTAACAAGCAAATCGAAAACAACTATGCCGATGTGCTGCCGGTATTGAACGCCTACCTGAAGGATTCGGCTTTTGTGGATGTGTTTCTGAAAGGGGAAGGAGAGGTCGCGTGGAAAGCTGAACCGAAGCAAGACTGGATCCGTCTATCTGCAGATCATGGAAAATTGACTGCAGCGGACGGAGAGCAGGAGCAACGTTTGTGGGTAAGCATTGACTGGAACCTGGTGCCGCAAGGTGAAAATACGATAGAGCCACCGCTTGGTCACGATTACCAATTGATACCACCTGCCTATAAAGTGAATGGAGCGATTGAATTCAGTTCAAAGGATACAACAATAACGATCGGTGTTTCAGCCTACAATCCGAAGTTCAAGGAATTGGAAGATTTTGAAGGTTTTGTTGAGGGCAATGGCTATGTGTCGATCAATGCTGAAAATGCCTCATCGCGAACAGTCGGTGAAGGAGCAGAATGGGAACTGTTTGGTGGTTTAGGATACAGCGGTAGTGTTGTAGTGGCTTTGCCATTTAATGCTAAACCCGTAACAAATCCGGCCGAAATCAAAGCGCAAAGCCCGATGTTGGCGTATGATTTTTATACGTTCAATGCCGGAGAAACAGATGTTCGTATTCAGGCTGTTCCGACTCATCCGTTTTATGAGGGAGCAAGTGTGCGTTGCGCTGTGGCAATTGACGATGCAGAGCCCGTGATTATCGATTTCAAAACCGTTGGTCGCAGCAGCGAGTGGAAACAGAATGTGCTGAAAAATGCCGCCGTGAAATCAACAAAACAAACAATTAAAGAGCCTGGAAAACATCAATTGAAAGTTTGGATGGTTGATCCGGGTGTGATGCTGGATCAGATCTTAATCGATTTGGGAGGTTGGAAAGGCAGTTATGCTTTCCCGGCTGAAACCCGAAAAAAGTAA
- a CDS encoding acyltransferase family protein, whose amino-acid sequence MEDAAKYSAGRFLSLDVFRGLTIVLMILVNTPGTGASNYAFLIHTKWLGFTLADLVFPSFLFAVGNAMSFSMKKMKSMSTGEVWTKIIKRTVIIFLLGYLMYWFPFFKFGTDGSFLWKPIAETRIMGVLQRIALCYFFASIIVLYLSERAAITISAVILLAYWGILYAFGEPGAWLDMATNAGSRFDLSILGIGHIYKKDAIPFDPEGVLSTLPSIVNVLWGYLAGVFIQKKGKSFEGLAMLLMTGFLMCSLALWWDLVFPISKKLWTSSFVLYTVGLDLSIMAVLIYWIEMKSIRVGVNFFDVFGKNPLFIYLFSELFYVVLRMIPVIRNLDAFEWVSEAVFQRAFPGSFGSLVTAIAYVLLCWALGWWLNRRKIYIKI is encoded by the coding sequence ATGGAAGATGCAGCCAAATATTCCGCGGGGCGTTTTCTGTCGCTCGATGTTTTTCGGGGGCTCACCATTGTATTGATGATCTTGGTGAACACACCCGGAACCGGCGCCAGCAATTATGCTTTTCTCATCCACACAAAATGGCTCGGCTTTACACTGGCCGACCTGGTGTTCCCGTCCTTTTTATTTGCCGTAGGAAACGCGATGAGCTTTTCGATGAAAAAGATGAAAAGCATGTCGACAGGCGAGGTTTGGACGAAGATCATCAAACGAACAGTCATTATTTTCCTGTTAGGCTACCTGATGTATTGGTTCCCGTTTTTCAAGTTCGGCACTGATGGATCGTTCCTTTGGAAACCGATTGCTGAAACCCGGATTATGGGCGTATTGCAGCGGATCGCCCTCTGTTATTTCTTCGCATCCATCATTGTTTTATACTTGTCGGAGCGAGCAGCGATTACTATTTCGGCAGTAATCTTATTAGCTTACTGGGGGATTTTGTACGCATTCGGCGAACCCGGGGCTTGGTTGGACATGGCGACCAATGCTGGCAGTCGCTTCGACCTGTCAATCCTGGGAATCGGGCATATTTATAAAAAAGATGCCATTCCCTTCGACCCGGAAGGTGTGCTGAGTACGCTACCGTCAATTGTCAACGTACTGTGGGGTTACTTGGCTGGTGTTTTCATCCAGAAAAAAGGAAAGTCGTTTGAGGGACTCGCGATGCTGTTGATGACTGGCTTCCTCATGTGCTCGCTGGCACTTTGGTGGGATTTGGTTTTCCCAATCTCTAAGAAGCTGTGGACAAGTTCCTTTGTATTGTATACCGTCGGATTGGATCTTTCGATTATGGCGGTGCTGATTTATTGGATTGAAATGAAGAGCATTCGGGTTGGAGTCAATTTTTTTGACGTCTTTGGCAAAAATCCACTCTTCATATACCTCTTTTCAGAACTGTTTTATGTGGTTCTGCGGATGATCCCGGTTATCCGGAATCTGGATGCATTTGAGTGGGTGAGCGAGGCCGTTTTTCAACGCGCCTTTCCCGGATCTTTTGGTTCGCTGGTAACCGCTATTGCCTACGTTTTGCTCTGTTGGGCGCTTGGCTGGTGGCTGAACAGAAGAAAGATCTACATCAAAATCTAG
- a CDS encoding alpha-N-acetylglucosaminidase: MRESLRKILLIGVVALLYVGCQTQKAEVNESSPERELIQRIIPGRANEFEVEILASDSTDWFELESKGGKIVLRGNNGVSVASALYFYLTEYCHCQITWNGTNLNLPETLPVIPEKVHKDSPYEYRYYLNYCTFNYTMSWWDWERWEKEIDWMALHGINMPLAITGEESIWDEVYRSYGFTDDDLDPFFSGPAYFGWFWMGNLDGWGGQLPKSWKDSHRELQKKILQRERELGMKSVLPAFTGHVPASFKKYFPDANLKQTNWGNDFDDTYILDADDPLFAEIGKKFLEVQQEIYGTDHLYSADTFNENEPPSDDPQYLSELSAKVFEGMKSADPDAVWVMQGWLFYSHRDFWKAPQIQGLLGAVPNDRMIILDLAAEIEPVWKRTEAFYGKEWIWCMLHNFGGNISLFGRIENVAEHPAEALKDSTSGQLKGIGLTMEAVEQTPVLYELMTDNTWRDTPIDLKEWLQKYIRNRYGSTNADIEKAWDILVQTVYNGQVIRDGAESIIVSRPTFEGYRRWARTKLNYAPVDLLSAWDLFVQASSDFGTSDGFQYDLVDVTRQVLANYALPLQQQITAAYKNNDKEKFGQYRREFLELIDDLDRLLATRKDFLLGPWIADARSWGTTPEEKALYEQNARDLITLWGGADNRLHEYSNRQWSGLLTDFYKPRWEQFFTEVSKHWGNFDQEAFDAEIRQWEWNWVTTQKEFPQEAKGSSTEVAMEFYQKYRDRIAPMTQTLPVINYNY; this comes from the coding sequence ATGCGTGAAAGCTTAAGAAAGATTTTATTAATTGGAGTAGTCGCCCTTTTGTATGTTGGGTGCCAAACGCAGAAGGCGGAGGTAAACGAATCCAGTCCCGAGCGAGAGTTGATCCAACGCATTATTCCGGGTCGGGCCAATGAATTTGAAGTTGAGATTCTTGCTTCCGACTCTACCGACTGGTTTGAGTTGGAATCGAAAGGGGGCAAAATCGTGCTTCGAGGAAACAACGGAGTTTCAGTTGCTTCGGCTTTGTATTTTTACCTGACGGAATATTGTCATTGTCAGATTACCTGGAACGGCACGAATTTGAATTTACCGGAAACATTGCCGGTTATTCCAGAAAAAGTACACAAAGACAGTCCTTACGAATATCGCTATTATTTGAATTACTGCACCTTCAACTACACCATGAGTTGGTGGGATTGGGAGCGCTGGGAGAAGGAAATTGACTGGATGGCGTTGCATGGCATCAACATGCCGCTGGCCATTACGGGAGAAGAGTCGATTTGGGATGAAGTGTACCGTTCGTACGGGTTTACCGACGATGATCTGGATCCGTTTTTCAGCGGACCTGCCTATTTTGGTTGGTTTTGGATGGGCAACCTCGATGGCTGGGGAGGACAGTTGCCCAAAAGCTGGAAAGACAGCCACCGCGAGTTGCAGAAAAAGATCTTACAGCGCGAACGCGAGTTGGGAATGAAGTCCGTTTTACCAGCGTTCACCGGGCATGTTCCGGCTTCCTTCAAAAAATATTTTCCTGATGCGAACTTGAAACAGACGAACTGGGGCAACGATTTTGACGATACCTACATTTTGGATGCCGATGATCCGTTGTTTGCCGAAATCGGCAAGAAATTCCTGGAAGTTCAACAAGAAATTTACGGGACCGATCATTTGTATTCAGCCGATACCTTTAATGAGAATGAACCTCCTTCGGACGATCCGCAATACCTGTCGGAATTAAGTGCCAAGGTTTTTGAAGGAATGAAGTCGGCCGATCCCGATGCGGTTTGGGTAATGCAAGGCTGGTTGTTCTACAGTCACCGCGATTTCTGGAAAGCCCCGCAAATTCAAGGCTTGTTGGGCGCTGTTCCCAACGACCGGATGATTATTCTGGACCTGGCTGCTGAAATTGAACCGGTTTGGAAACGCACCGAGGCCTTCTACGGCAAAGAATGGATTTGGTGTATGTTGCATAATTTCGGTGGTAATATCAGCCTGTTTGGACGGATTGAGAATGTGGCCGAACATCCTGCAGAAGCGCTGAAGGATTCAACTTCAGGCCAGCTAAAAGGAATCGGTTTGACGATGGAAGCGGTTGAGCAAACGCCCGTTCTTTACGAGTTGATGACCGACAATACCTGGCGCGATACTCCAATTGATTTGAAGGAGTGGTTGCAGAAATACATCCGAAACCGCTATGGCAGTACGAATGCCGATATCGAAAAAGCCTGGGATATTTTAGTGCAAACCGTATACAACGGGCAGGTGATCCGTGATGGAGCCGAGTCAATCATTGTTTCCCGTCCAACCTTTGAGGGCTATCGACGTTGGGCACGCACCAAACTAAATTATGCTCCGGTGGATCTTTTGTCAGCCTGGGATTTGTTTGTTCAGGCGAGTTCAGACTTTGGCACATCTGACGGTTTCCAATATGATTTGGTCGATGTGACCCGACAGGTGTTGGCGAATTACGCGCTGCCGCTTCAGCAACAGATAACAGCCGCTTACAAGAACAATGACAAAGAGAAATTCGGCCAATACAGGCGTGAGTTTTTGGAGCTTATTGATGATTTGGATCGTTTGCTGGCTACCCGAAAGGATTTCCTGTTGGGGCCCTGGATTGCCGACGCGCGCAGCTGGGGAACAACACCGGAAGAAAAAGCCCTGTACGAGCAGAATGCCCGGGATTTGATTACCCTTTGGGGCGGAGCTGACAATCGCTTGCACGAATACAGTAACCGCCAGTGGAGCGGCCTGCTAACTGATTTTTATAAGCCACGGTGGGAGCAATTTTTCACGGAAGTGAGCAAGCATTGGGGCAACTTTGATCAGGAGGCTTTCGATGCAGAAATCAGGCAATGGGAATGGAATTGGGTGACAACGCAAAAGGAATTCCCACAAGAAGCAAAAGGTAGCTCAACGGAAGTTGCCATGGAGTTCTACCAAAAATACCGCGATCGGATTGCACCGATGACGCAAACTTTGCCGGTAATTAACTACAACTATTGA
- a CDS encoding family 43 glycosylhydrolase has protein sequence MKKIRAHILFLFVAIGLTACTGSPKKQNSEQPQLITNPIIDGYFADPCVIKDGDTFYIYATIDPWGGDELAVFSTKDFLTFDRHHLNWPTKTACTSPSSNSSMVWAPSVRKAANGKYYMYVSVGSEIWAGVSDSPLGPWKNAKEDDSPLVAAADFPKVHNIDADCFIDDDGQAYLYWGSGFHWINGICMAAKLNPDMITFREEPIDVTPPDYFEAPYMIKRFGKYYLMYSSGKAIDATYKVGYAVGNLPLGPFETGVNSPILETSADSTTYGPGHHSVFREGNQDYMLYHRIFPQDSAYVLRQLCVDSLNFDVNLNILKVRPSGVANF, from the coding sequence ATGAAAAAGATAAGAGCACACATTTTATTTCTGTTTGTGGCAATCGGATTGACTGCTTGTACAGGATCGCCAAAAAAGCAAAATTCCGAACAGCCGCAGTTAATCACCAATCCAATTATCGATGGCTATTTTGCTGATCCCTGCGTCATCAAGGATGGAGATACCTTTTATATTTATGCGACAATCGATCCCTGGGGCGGCGATGAACTGGCCGTTTTTTCAACCAAAGACTTTCTGACTTTCGATCGGCATCATTTAAACTGGCCAACGAAGACGGCTTGTACAAGTCCGAGTTCCAATAGTTCGATGGTTTGGGCGCCTTCTGTCCGAAAAGCGGCCAATGGCAAATACTACATGTACGTTTCGGTTGGTAGCGAAATTTGGGCGGGTGTGAGTGATTCTCCGCTGGGACCCTGGAAGAATGCCAAAGAAGATGACTCTCCGTTGGTGGCTGCCGCAGATTTTCCCAAAGTGCACAACATCGATGCAGATTGCTTTATCGACGACGATGGTCAGGCCTATCTCTACTGGGGATCAGGCTTTCATTGGATCAATGGTATTTGTATGGCGGCAAAGCTGAATCCCGATATGATAACTTTTCGGGAGGAACCGATTGACGTTACGCCACCGGACTATTTTGAAGCGCCTTATATGATTAAACGCTTCGGAAAATATTACCTGATGTATTCGTCGGGAAAAGCCATTGATGCGACTTACAAAGTCGGCTATGCTGTTGGAAATTTGCCTTTGGGACCATTTGAAACGGGCGTCAACAGCCCCATTTTGGAGACTTCAGCCGATAGCACAACATACGGCCCCGGTCACCATTCTGTATTTCGCGAGGGCAATCAGGATTACATGTTGTATCACCGGATTTTCCCGCAGGATTCAGCCTATGTTTTGCGTCAGTTGTGTGTCGACAGCCTGAATTTTGATGTAAATCTCAACATCTTGAAAGTACGGCCAAGCGGCGTTGCAAACTTCTGA